In the genome of Synechococcus sp. CB0101, the window GGGCTGGCCGCCAAGGCCTGCAGCAGCTCCGCCTCGCTCACACCGTGATCGAGGGCATCGGCATTGGCACCGGGAAACCAATGGCTACCGGCGCCCAGCAGCCCATAGCGGGCTCTGGCGTAGCCCTCCAGGCCCCAGGCCTCCACGAGGTTGTGCAACCAGAGCAAGGTGGGCAGGTTGATCCCGCCAGGTGTGTCCTGCCAAGCCGGTAAGCCCTGCTGCCAACTCTCCAGCCACGCGTCGCCCAGGGCTTCGTGGCGGGCCTGCTCCAACCGCGCCACGATCGGGGGCAGCAGCTGGGCCGCCTGGGGCAGCAACGCCACGGCTTGCAGGTGCAGCTCCAAGTCTTCCGGGCGCGCTGCTCCCACGCTGATGGTGTGAATCCCCGGCGCGCTCAGGCAGAAGAGATCGTTGAACACGATCGGATGCAGGGGCGCACACAGCTCCAGCAGCTGCGGCGATGGGGTGTGCAGGTGGCCGCCTTTATCGGTCGGGCTGATCACGAATACGCCCATGTCCTGGGCGATGGCGGCCTCAATCGCGGGCCGGTTGTCCTGGCGAATGAAATACCAGTGGAGATTGATGTAATCGAAGGCGCCGCTGTTGATCGCCTCCAGGATCAGCGGCAATGGGCCATGGGTGGAAAAACCCACCGACCCCACGCGGCCCTCCGCCTGCCAGCGCCGCACCACCTCCAGGCACCCCCCGGGCCGAAGGGTTTGCTCCAAATGGTCAGAACGGTTCAGTCCATGAATGGCCAGCAGGTCGACGCGCTGCACAGCCAGACGCTCAAAACTGAGACGCAGCTCAGCTTCAAAGGCTTCCGGATCAGCCTGGGGCGGCACCTTGGTTTGCAGAATCCGGCCTGGATCCGGCACCTGCGGCAACAACCAGCCCAACTGCCGCTCGGAACTGCCGTAATGGCGCGCGGTTTCCACATGCCGGAAGCCGGCGGCTACCGCCGCCTCGAGGGTGGCGCGCAGGTTGGCCTGGCTCTCTGGACTGATCTGATCAGCCGGCAGATCGCTCCAGCTCTGCTGAAAGCGCATCCCCCCGAGCGACAACACGGGCATCGGCAGCTCCGTGCGGCCAAAGCGACGAACCGGCAGCATCAGGAGTTGGCCCGGGGCAAGGTCCGGCGGGGCCTGGCCGGTGTGGGCAGCCCCAGGGGTTGGAGCTCTTGGTTCAAGGTTTGCTCTTCCAGGGCGGGCAAGTCCTCGTAGCTCACCCAATGGATGCAATCCACCGGACAGGTGTCGATGGCCTCTTGGATGCGCTCCGTGCTGTCGCCGTCCTGGCGAATGGCACGGGAGCGGCCCCAGTCTTCTTCCACCAAAAAGGTATTGGCCGCCACATGGGTGCAGTAGCGGCAACCGATGCACACCGCTTCATCCACCCATACGGCTTTCTGGCGCAAGGCCCCACCGAGCACAGGCTCACGGCCCGTGGCCAGAGCCGCTGGCGCCGAAGCGGCCGCAAAGGCAACCGCAGGATCGACGCTCACACCCAGCGGGTCACCACCAGCTCGATCGACCCATCAGCCGTCTGATGCTGTTCACTCACCTGGAAGCCTTCGGCGCTGGAGGCCGCCAGGATGCTGCGCAGGGCATACCGCTGGGTGAGCTTCGCGAGGAATCGCTCCACGGGGATGGGCTGACGCCAGAGGTCGAGGTCGGTCACGAGCTCATAGCTGCCGTTGGCTTCGTTCCAGCGGAAGCCGATATCACCACCCTCTTCACCGAGAAGAGCCAGGTCAGCCTGCACAGTCTGGCCGCGATAGCCACGCACGGCTCGATCGCCCTCACGGGGGTCGTGACCGAGATCGCGCAGCGCGTCGATCAGGGCGGCGCGATCACGCAGTTCCGTTTTAACGGTGCTGAAGTGCGACATCAGGAGACCGATGAAGGAAGGGTCTGGGTCTGCTCGGGGGTTACCGCGGCCTGGGATGCCTGAAAGGCCTCCGAGGTGGCTTGGCGCTGTTGCACGCTGCCAAGCCGGGCTTCAATGCCCTCAGTGAGCTGCTCGCAGCCACTGCCCGCAATGCCTTCCACCAGCTCTTCAACCCGACCATCAGGTCGGATCCGAAAGCGGATGGTTTGCTGAGCCATTCCCGGGCAAGGGCGTGGGTCTGCGGATGCTAGCCGCGTTGCTCAGAATCTGGCGGGAGCTCAGCTCAGCAGGCCTTCGTTCACCAGGGTCTGCAAACGCTCCAGCACCAGGGGATCCTCCAGTTGCTCGAGGGCCAGACGGGCCTCATCCCGCACCGCGAGATCGGCGTCGTGCAGCATCGCCCCCAGCAGCGACTCCACCACCTCCAGCTGGCGCGGCTCCACCAGATCGCCATAGAGGCGCCCGAGCGACCAGGCGCTGTTGCTGCGCACCGCCGCTTCACTATCAATGCGCAGCGCCTGAAGCAGCTGCCCCGCAGCCTGATCCGCCTTAGCCAGGCCCGTGGAGCCGGCATCGGCCAGGGAACTCGCAGCCCAGAGGCGCACCGCCGCGATATCGCTCTGCAGCGCGCGGATCAGCGGGTTCATCACCGGCGCATCTGGATAACTGCTCAAGCTCCAGGCCACCGCCTTGCGCACATAGCCATTGCTGTCGTTCTGCAGCAACGCCAGCAGCGGGGTCACGGCCTGCAGATCCGGGTTGCGGCCGAGGGCATACACCGCGCTCATCCGCAGGATCGGGCAGCTGGCCTCCAGCAACGGCACAAGCAAAGCCGGCGCCCGGGGATCGCGGTGCTCGCAGAAGATGCGCAGCCCCTGCATCCGTTCATCGTGGCCGCCGCGTAGCAGCTCCAGGCCCAGGTCACACTCGGCCGCCACATCCGCCAAGGCCACAGCCGGGTCGTCGAGCTCATCGAGCGGATCGCCCAATAGCTCTTCAGCCAGTTCACGCGCGAGCAGTTCCGGGTCCAGCGCCAGATCGGCCGGACTCTGCGAAAACTCGGGGAACGGACCAGTCATGCCGGGGATCGTAAGGGCCGGGCCCGTCGTGGTCTGCTCAGCTGATGGGGGCCGGAGCGACCATGTCACCCGGCAACCAGATGCGTGCACTCACGGCAAACAGAGCCAGGCCAAACAGCAGCACGATCGCGGCTGGCAACAAGGTGGAACGCAGGAACTGCACGAATTAGAAAAGCGATCGAGCCATCATCCCTCCGCCGGCACGCGACCGGTGCCGCGGCGCAACAACAAGGCTCCGACCACCGCCATCACCAAACCGCCCCACCCCCAAAGCTGCAGCTTCAGCAGGAAGCCGCCGATTCCCAGCAGGGCGCCAAAGAGCAAGGCACAGCCAGCGATTAACAACAGCAAGAGGTCTGGGAGCGTCTCGTCTGCATGGACTGCCGTCCGCTGCCGCCATTGAGTCCAGCCGGGCCCCGGGGGGCGGACCTGGCGCACAAAGCGCTCGAGCACTTCCGGCGACTCCGGCGGAGTCGCAAACATCGCGAGCAGCCAGAGTGCCGCCGTCAGCAGCGTGGTCACCAAAAGACGTACCCCGTAGTCGTCGATCCTCAAGAGGGGCACCACAGAGGTGGAGAAGCCAATCAAGAAGCCGCCCAGTAGGGCCGCCAGCTCAGCGGCGGCATTGACGCGCCACCAGAACCAGCGCAAGACAAGAACGACCCCGGGCCCCGTCCCCATGGCAATCACCAAGCGGAAGACCGTGCCGATGCTGGTGCTCATCAAGGCGGTGATCACCCCAAAGACCACCAGCAGCACCGAAGCGAGCTGGCCGACCAGGAGCAACTCCTTCTCACTGGCCTTAGGCCGAATAAAGCGCTGGTAGAGGTCATGGGTTAGGTAGCTGGCTCCCCAGTTCACCGAGGTGCTGACAGTGCTCATGAAAGCCGCCACGAGGGAGACGACGACCAGCCCCAAGACCACGGGGGGAAGCAGTTGGACCGCCAACAGGGGGTAGCTCTGCTCCCAGTCGGTCTGATCCGGCAGTAGGGCCACTGCGGCCAGCGCCACAATGATCCAGGGCCAGCTGCGTAGGAGGTAGTTCACGGCCAGGAAGACCCAACCGGCGGTGCGAGCTTCGCGCTCATCGCGGGTCGCAAGCAAACGCTGAATGAATTCACCACCGCCATCGCTGCGGCGAAAGCTCCACCACTGCAAGGCCAAGTAAGAGCTGAAAGTGGCAATTGAAATCCCCGCGCCATCGAGCCACTGCAGACGCCCGCCCTCCACATGCCAGGGCACCAGAGACAAAAGCTCCGGACGGGACAGGCTGCGGATGCTCTCCAGCAGGGAATCCATGCCGCCAGCCTCATGGACCGCCGCCACAGAGACAGCGATCGCCCCCAGCAAAGCCAGTACCAGCTGAAGCATGTCCGTGACGACCACGGCCCAAAGGCCCCCAGCTGCGGTGTAGATCAAAACCAGCAGCGCAACGATGGCCAGCAGAGTGACCTTGGCCTGAGGAGTAGGCGCCAAACCCAGGGCCTCACTCACCTTGGCCATGGCCAAAAACGCATAACCCAGGCCAATGCAGTTGATCGGCAGGGCAAACAAAAAGGCCTTAACGCCCCGCAACCATGCGGCGGTAGGCCCTCCGTAACGCAATTCCGTCAGGGCTGCATCCGTGAGGACGCCGCTACGTCTCCAGAGCGGAGCGAACACCACAGCCATGGCGACGTGGGCCACACCGAAGCTCCACCACTCCCAGTTACCGGCGAGGCCGCGCACACCCACCAGACCAGCCACATAGAGGGGGGTGTCGATCGAGAAGGTGGTGGCCGCCATCGATGCCCCGGCCAGCCAACCCTTGAGCTGACGACCAGCAACGAAGTAGTCGGCCTCGGTGCGATTGCGGCGGGCCAGCCAGAGTCCAACGAAGAGACTCGCCACCAGATAGGCGATGACGATCGCCCAATCGATGCTGGTCATGGCCGCCCTTCACTGCTGGGCAGTCTCCCTCAGTTCACCGGCAACGCCTACGCGGGCTCTAGACTTCCCTCAAGGCGGCGCCTCAGCTGACCGCAGGCGGCATCGGCATCAAGCCCGCGACTGGCGCGCACACTCACGGCGACGTGCCGATCCTGCAGGGCCCGGCGGAATCCATCCACGGCCGCCGGGGTGGGGCGCTGAAATTCCTCTTCCTCAATCGGGTTGTAGGGAATCAGGTTCACGTGGCTCTGGAAGCCCCGCAGCAGCTGCGCCAGGGCTGCTGCATGGCGGGGTTGATCGTTGAGCCCGCCGAGGAGGATGTATTCGAAGCTCACCCGCCGGCCGGTGATCGCCACATAGCGGCGGCAATCCTCCAGCAAGGCCTCAATCGGATAGGCATGGGCGGTGGGGATGAGCTCTTCGCGCAGTCGCTGATCGGGAGCATGCAGGCTCACCGCCAGGGTGAACTGGGCCCTGCCGAGACGCTCCAGGGCCAGCTCCGCCAAACGCGGCAAGGTGCGCGGCACCCCCACGGTGCTCACGGTGATCTGGCGCTGCGCCATGCCCAGATCGGTGCAGAGGCACTGGATGGCATCGAGCACCGCCTCGATGTTGAGCAGCGGCTCCCCCATGCCCATGAACACCACGTGGCTGGGGCGCTGCTCCATCACCTCGCGCACGCTCAGCACCTGATCCACGATCTCGTGCACCGCCAGCGAGCGCTGCAGCCCCCCCTTGCCGGTGGCACAGAACCGACAGGCCATCGGGCAGCCCACCTGGCTGCTCACACAGACGGTGAGCCGGCCTTCGGCGGGAATCCCCACGGTTTCAATGCTCAGCCCGTCGTGGGTGCCGAGCAGCAGCTTGGTGGTGCCATCGCGGGCAACGCTGCGATGCAACTCGCGGGAGCGACCCATCCAGTCGAAGGCCCCGTCCGGCGGCTGGGCCGCCAGCTGCTCACGAAAACCTTTCGGCAACACCGACACATCGGCCAGCTGACGGGCTCCTTTGGCATAGAGCCAATCGTGCAGTTGGCGGCCGCGGAAGGCGGCCTGGCCGTGCTGCTTCGCCCAGTCCTCGAGGGCCGAAAGCCCCATGCCCAGCAGGGGCTGGCTCACCAGATCAACAAACCATGGCCCAGCTGGGCTTCCACCACCAGCAGGGCGATGAAGCCCAGCATCGCCATCCGGCCATTCAGCCGCTCGGTATGGGTGTGGAAGCCGTAGCGGGGCAGGCGCCGCTGGGGCACGAGCGTGGGCTGAATCATGGCCGGAGGTGGGATGGGCAGTGGGGTGATCGAGGGATCACTCGTCGGTGAGCAGACCCTCTTCCTGGAGACCCTGCATCGCCTCAGGATCAGCGATCAGCTCCTCTTCGAGACCTTCTTCCACCGTGGGGCGGGTGAAGGCAGCGGTGGTGCTGGCCGAAGCCTCGATGCCATGGCGGCTGCGGGTGGCTTCGAGATCCTCATCGGAGGGATCGTCAAGCAGGGCACCTGCACTACCGGGTGCAGGGGCAGCCGGCATGTCCACGGTGTAATCCGGGCGCAGGTTCTGCATGCGGCGGTAGTTCATCGCATCCTCATCGAGGATGTCGGGGTGGGGGCCTGCCTCGGCGCGCAGTTCCTCCTCGAAGCCGCTGAAGCCCGTACCAGCCGGGATCAGGCGACCGATGATCACGTTCTCCTTGAGACCCCGCAGCCAGTCGCTCTTGCCTTCGATGGCAGCTTCGGTGAGCACGCGGGTGGTCTCCTGGAAGGAGGCCGCGGAGATGAAGCTGTCGGTGTTGAGCGAGGCCTTGGTGATACCCAGCAGCACCGGGGTGAACTCAGCGGGAGCACCGCCGGTGATCGCCATGGCGCTGTTCACCTGCTCCACCTGACGCAGCTCAATCAGCTCACCGGGCAGCAGGGTGGTGTCACCCGCGTCCTCGATGCGCACCTTGCTGGTCATCTGGCGCACGATCACTTCGATGTGCTTGTCATCGATGGTGACGCCCTGCGACTTGTAGACGTTCTGCACTTCCTGAACCAAGCGGAATTGCAGCTTGGAGATGGCCTCCATCGCCGCCTCCAGGGTGGGCTTGCGGCTGCGCAGGTCTTCGAAGAAGCACTCGAGCAGCTCGTGGGGGTTGATCGGACCATCGGTGAGCAGTTCACCGGCGCTCACCTGCTGGCTATCGCTCACCATCACGTTCCGGCCCAGCAGGATCGGGTATTCGGTGATGGCGTCATCCCCTTCGATCACGGTGACGGACACGGAATCGTCGTCTTCGCCCTGCTTGATTTCCACGGTGCCGGCCTTGCGGCAGAGCACAGCGGATTCCCGCGGACGACGGGCTTCGAGCAGCTCCTCAATACGGGGCAGACCCTGCACGATGTCACCGGTCTTCTGGCGCTCAAACACCAGGAGAGCCAGGGAGTCGCCGCGCTGCACCAGTTCGCCGTCGCGCACGTGCAGCACTGAATCGGGCGACACCATGTAGGGGCGGCCCATGCGGATGGTGACGCTGTTGCCGGAGACCGACTCCACCTGACCGCAGCAGGGAGCTTCCACGCCCTTAGCCAGCAGATCGCCGTCCACCAGACGCTGACCCACTTCCACCTCAGGCTTGGCGGAGCCGAGGTCGATGCTGCGGGTGTCGCTGGCGCGCTCGACGATCAGGCGGCGGATGGGCTCGCCATCGACGGTCTCAGGCAGGGCCAGCACACCGTCTTCCTTGCAGAGGATCTGAGTGGTGGCGACCACATCACCAGCCTTCACGCTGTCGCCGTCGTTGACGGAGAGCTCGGTGTGGGTGGAACCGTGGCTGGCGTCGGAGAGGGTGTCACGGCGCACCAGCAGGCTCTCAAGGATCACCAGCTGCAGACGATCGATCGTCTTGGCGCGCTTGTCGGGCACCGACTCCACATCCACCGTCATCTGGGGGGTGGTGTCGTGGGTCTCGAGGATCAGCTGCGTCTTGAGCAGCTCAACACCTTCAACGCTCTTGATCAGCTCGCCGTCCTTGAAGGCGAGGCGCTGGGTGGCCTTGAGGCCGAGGCTGGGGCCGTTCTTCTGCACAACGCTGCCCTGCTCAGGCAGGTGGGCCTCATCGGGAATGCGGTATTCCTCCACCGGGCGCAGCAACAGCGCGCCACCCTCAGCGGTGTCGACAGCCTCGACGAACACCATCGCCTCAGCCTTGAGACCTTTGGCGATCTCTTCGCCGGGGTTCACCATCTTGCCGTCGCTGTAGCGGCTAATCGCCTTGGCGTCGGAGACGTGGTGCAGCTGACCGGAGCGCACGATGATCTCGCGCAGGATGTCGTTCTTCTGCGTGACCGTGACGATGCCGGCGGTCTGGCTGAAGATGTCCTTCACCACCTCGGTGCCGGCCTCAATCCACTGGCCGTCCTCGATCATCAACAGGGAGATGTCCTTGTTGATCTCGTGGGTTTCCTGCGGGATCCAGAGCAGGGTGCCGCCCTTGCTCACCTCGTAGCCGTTCTTGGCGCTGCGGGCCTTCTTGATGGCCAGGCCGGGCGCGAACTTCACGATACCGCCGGTCTGGGTGCGGAAGCGATCGTCGGCGAGTTCAGCAATCACCTCACCGTTGGCGATCTTGGTGCCGGGGTGGGTGTTGAGGCGGTAGCGAATGCTGTCCTTGCCCTCGAGGTGCCAGAGCTCACCGGAGTGGGTGGATTCACCCACGAGCTTGCAATCCTTGAGGGTGAGGCTGGTGGTGACGATCTGCACCTCGCGGGAATCACCGGCGCTTTCGCGCAGGCGCACCGCACCGCCGTACTCGCTCACCAGGCGGCTCTCGGCCAGCACTTCACCGGTGGTGACAGCTTTATTGCCGCTCACCACAGGCTGGGCGTTGGGGGGCAGGTTGTACACGTCGCCGCTGTACACCCACATCCGACCCAAACGCTGGGCCTTGAGGGTGATGTTGCCCTGGCGGTCGGTGACCTCCTTGGGCTGAATCACGTCCTCGAAACGCACCTGACCGGCCAGGTCGCAGATCACGTCTTTGGTGGCCTTCTCCACGCTCTTCTTCACGGCGGCGCCGGAAGAGATCTGGGCCAACATCACGTCGGCAGGGGTTTCGGCGCCGGCCTCCACAAACAGGATCGAGCCGGAGGTGATGGCGAGCTTCTGGGCCTTGCCGCTGCCGCTGGGCTTCACGGTGAGGTTGAAGTCGGTCTCGGCGATCTGGGCTTCCACACCGTGGGGGGTGCGGTAAGGACGCACGCGGGCCTTGCTGTCGAATTCGATCGTGCCAGCCACGAGGGAGCGCACCACACCTGTTTCGGCGGTGGACACACCACCGGTGTGGAACGTCCGCATGGTGAGCTGGGTACCGGGCTCACCGATCGACTGGGCGGCCACGATGCCGACGGCCTCGCCGAGGTCGACCAGTTCGTTGTGGGCCAGGGCCCAGCCATAGCACTTGCGGCACACCGAACGGGCGGCTTCGCAGGTGAGGGGCGAGCGCACCACCACGGTCTTCACACCAGCCGCTTCGATGCGGGCGGTGGTGGGGGCGTCGATTTCGCCGTCGCGATCCACGATCACGGTGCCGTCGCCATCGAGCACGGGCTCAGCGGCCAGACGGCCCACGAGCTTGGCGGCGTAACGGCCCTTGTCATCGGCGTCGATGGGGATGCCGCGGGTCGTGCCGCAGTCGTCCTCGCGCACGATCACGTCCTGGGCCACGTCCACCAGACGGCGGGTGAGGTAACCCGAGTCGGCGGTGCGGAGGGCGGTATCCACCAGACCCTTACGGGCGCCGTAGGAGGAGATCACGTATTCGGTGACCGTCAGACCCTCACGGAAGTTGGTGCGGATCGGAAGGTCGATGATTTCGCCCTGGGGGTTGGCCATCAGGCCGCGCATGCCCACCAGCTGACGCACCTGGGACATGTTGCCCCGGGCGCCGGAGTTGGCCATCATCCACACCGAGTTGAGCGGATCGTTCTCGTTGAAGTTCTTCTTGACTTCTTCAACCAGACGCTCGTTGGTCTCGGTCCAGGTGTCGATCACCTTGGTGTGACGTTCCACCTCGGTGATTTCACCGAGGCGATAACGCTCTTCGGTGTCGGTGATCTGCTGCTCCGCCTCTTCGAGCAGACGGGCCTTTTCACCGGGGATCCGCAGGTCATCCACGGAGATCGACACGGCCGCCTGGGTGGCGTAATGGAAGCCCAGATCCTTCAGTTCATCCGCCAGGGAGGCGGTGGAAGCGGTGCCGTGGTTCTTGTAGGCCCACGCCATCAGGTTCCGCAGCTGCTTCTTATCGATGGTGCGATTGCGGAACACCGGAACGGCCTTGCTCAGGGGAGCGGAGGCTCCGAGCACGGGTGCCGGAGCTTCGGCTGCGGCCTTCTTGCTGGACTTCTTGGTTTTCTTGGAGGGAGTGGCGGTCATGGCTGCGCGCGAAGAGGAATAAGGAAGGGGGAAAACGTCCGGGATCTCAGGCGGCGGCCACCGCGTCGATGATCGTGCTGTTCATCACCACACGGCCGACGGTGGTGAGTAGGTAGCGGCTGATCAGAGCGCCGTCTTCATCCAAACGATCGCGGCGATAGTTCCACTGCTCGATGCGGGTGCCATCGCTCAGGGTTTCTTCCTTGATGGGCTCCTTGGCTTCGTCTTCGCTATCCACTTCACCGTTGAAGCGCACCCACACCCAGTCGTGCATGGTGAGGTGCTTCTCATCGAAGGCCGCAAGCACGTCGCGCAGACCAGCAAAGGTGCGGCTGCGATCACCGAACTCAGGCTTCACGCCGTCGGGCTGGACAGCGGTGAGGTAGTAGGAACCGAGCACCATGTCCTGGGAGGGGGTGATGATCGGTTCGCCCGTGGCGGGCGAGAGGATGTTGTTGCTGGCGAGCATCAGCATGCGGGCCTCGGTCTGGGCCTCAATCGCCAGGGGCACGTGCACAGCCATCTGGTCACCGTCGAAGTCGGCGTTGAAGGCGGGGCAGACCAGCGGGTGCAGCTGAATGGCGCGGCCATCCACCAACTTGGGCTCGAACGCCTGAATGCCGAGGCGGTGCAGCGTCGGAGCACGGTTCAGCAGGATCGGGTGACCTTCGATCACCTCCTGCAGCACCTGCATCACCTCATCATCGGCGCGCTGAATCAGCTTCTTGGCGGCCTTGATGTTGTTAACGATGTTCTGGCGGATCAGGCGATGGATCACGAACGGCTGGAACAGCTCGATCGCCATCTCCTTGGGCAGACCGCACTGATGCATCTTCAGCTTCGGACCCACCACGATCACGGAACGACCGGAGTAATCGACGCGCTTACCGAGCAGGTTCTGACGGAAGCGACCCTGCTTGCCCTCAATGATGTCGCTCAGTGACTTGAGCGGGCGGTTGTTGGCGCCCACCACGGTGCGGCCGCGGCGACCGTTGTCGATCAGGGCGTCAACGGCCTCCTGCAGCATCCGCTTCTCGTTGCGGACGATGATTTCGGGGGCCAGGATCTCCTGCAGACGCGCCAACCGGTTGTTCCGGTTGATCACACGGCGATAGAGATCGTTGAGGTCGGAGGTGGCGAAACGGCCGCCATCGAGCTGCACCATCGGGCGCAGATCGGGCGGGATCACCGGGATCACATCCAGCACCATCCACTCAGGACGGGCGCTGGTGGCGATGAAGTTATCGATCACGCGCAGGCGCTTGATCAACTTGGCGCGCTTCTGGCCCTTGGAGCCGGCGATCTCCTCGCGCAGCTGCTCAGCCACCACGGGCAGATCGAGATCCTCCAGCAGTTGCTTCAGTGCTTCAGCACCGATACCCACGGTGGGCTCGTTCTCGATCTCCGAGTCTTCGGCGTAGATCTCATCTTCAATCTCCAGCCACTCGTCTTCGGTGAGCAGCTGCTTGTAGGTGAGGTCTTTGTGGTCGCCCGCATCGAGCACCACATAGCAGTTGAAGTAAACGATCTGCTCCACATCCCGCAGGGGCATGTCGAGCAGGATCGCCACATAGCTGGGGATGCCCTTCAGGTACCAAACGTGCGACACGGGGGCCGCCAGCTTGATGAAGCCCATGCGGTGACGCCGCACCCGGCTCTCCGTGACCTCCACGCCGCAGCGCTCGCACACGATGCCGCGGTGCCGCACCCGCTTGTACTTACCGCAATGGCACTCCCAGTCTTTGGAAGGGCCAAAGATCTTTTCGCAGAACAAGCCGTCCATTTCCGGCTTGAGCGTGCGGTAGTTGATGGTTTCGGGCTTGGTCACCTCGCCCACCACCTGACCATTGGGCAGCGTGCGCTGCCCCCACTGCATCACCCGCTCCGGCGAAGCAAGGGTGATCTTGACGTAGTCGAAGTGGTTCTCGGTGCGGAGATTGCTGTTGGTCATGGCCGTGTAGCGCGCGGAGGTCGGAGGAAACGGAAGGGATCAGACGGTCACCCGCTGGGGTGGTCCGGATCGATCAGCAATCAGTCGTCGTCGTAATCCGCGACGCCGAGGGATTCGTAGGTGGGCCGGTTGGGGGTGCTGCGGCGGGGGTTGATGTCCTGCATCAGGTCCACTTCCTCGCCAGCGTCGGTGT includes:
- a CDS encoding DNA-directed RNA polymerase subunit beta', with the translated sequence MTATPSKKTKKSSKKAAAEAPAPVLGASAPLSKAVPVFRNRTIDKKQLRNLMAWAYKNHGTASTASLADELKDLGFHYATQAAVSISVDDLRIPGEKARLLEEAEQQITDTEERYRLGEITEVERHTKVIDTWTETNERLVEEVKKNFNENDPLNSVWMMANSGARGNMSQVRQLVGMRGLMANPQGEIIDLPIRTNFREGLTVTEYVISSYGARKGLVDTALRTADSGYLTRRLVDVAQDVIVREDDCGTTRGIPIDADDKGRYAAKLVGRLAAEPVLDGDGTVIVDRDGEIDAPTTARIEAAGVKTVVVRSPLTCEAARSVCRKCYGWALAHNELVDLGEAVGIVAAQSIGEPGTQLTMRTFHTGGVSTAETGVVRSLVAGTIEFDSKARVRPYRTPHGVEAQIAETDFNLTVKPSGSGKAQKLAITSGSILFVEAGAETPADVMLAQISSGAAVKKSVEKATKDVICDLAGQVRFEDVIQPKEVTDRQGNITLKAQRLGRMWVYSGDVYNLPPNAQPVVSGNKAVTTGEVLAESRLVSEYGGAVRLRESAGDSREVQIVTTSLTLKDCKLVGESTHSGELWHLEGKDSIRYRLNTHPGTKIANGEVIAELADDRFRTQTGGIVKFAPGLAIKKARSAKNGYEVSKGGTLLWIPQETHEINKDISLLMIEDGQWIEAGTEVVKDIFSQTAGIVTVTQKNDILREIIVRSGQLHHVSDAKAISRYSDGKMVNPGEEIAKGLKAEAMVFVEAVDTAEGGALLLRPVEEYRIPDEAHLPEQGSVVQKNGPSLGLKATQRLAFKDGELIKSVEGVELLKTQLILETHDTTPQMTVDVESVPDKRAKTIDRLQLVILESLLVRRDTLSDASHGSTHTELSVNDGDSVKAGDVVATTQILCKEDGVLALPETVDGEPIRRLIVERASDTRSIDLGSAKPEVEVGQRLVDGDLLAKGVEAPCCGQVESVSGNSVTIRMGRPYMVSPDSVLHVRDGELVQRGDSLALLVFERQKTGDIVQGLPRIEELLEARRPRESAVLCRKAGTVEIKQGEDDDSVSVTVIEGDDAITEYPILLGRNVMVSDSQQVSAGELLTDGPINPHELLECFFEDLRSRKPTLEAAMEAISKLQFRLVQEVQNVYKSQGVTIDDKHIEVIVRQMTSKVRIEDAGDTTLLPGELIELRQVEQVNSAMAITGGAPAEFTPVLLGITKASLNTDSFISAASFQETTRVLTEAAIEGKSDWLRGLKENVIIGRLIPAGTGFSGFEEELRAEAGPHPDILDEDAMNYRRMQNLRPDYTVDMPAAPAPGSAGALLDDPSDEDLEATRSRHGIEASASTTAAFTRPTVEEGLEEELIADPEAMQGLQEEGLLTDE
- a CDS encoding DNA-directed RNA polymerase subunit gamma, which encodes MTNSNLRTENHFDYVKITLASPERVMQWGQRTLPNGQVVGEVTKPETINYRTLKPEMDGLFCEKIFGPSKDWECHCGKYKRVRHRGIVCERCGVEVTESRVRRHRMGFIKLAAPVSHVWYLKGIPSYVAILLDMPLRDVEQIVYFNCYVVLDAGDHKDLTYKQLLTEDEWLEIEDEIYAEDSEIENEPTVGIGAEALKQLLEDLDLPVVAEQLREEIAGSKGQKRAKLIKRLRVIDNFIATSARPEWMVLDVIPVIPPDLRPMVQLDGGRFATSDLNDLYRRVINRNNRLARLQEILAPEIIVRNEKRMLQEAVDALIDNGRRGRTVVGANNRPLKSLSDIIEGKQGRFRQNLLGKRVDYSGRSVIVVGPKLKMHQCGLPKEMAIELFQPFVIHRLIRQNIVNNIKAAKKLIQRADDEVMQVLQEVIEGHPILLNRAPTLHRLGIQAFEPKLVDGRAIQLHPLVCPAFNADFDGDQMAVHVPLAIEAQTEARMLMLASNNILSPATGEPIITPSQDMVLGSYYLTAVQPDGVKPEFGDRSRTFAGLRDVLAAFDEKHLTMHDWVWVRFNGEVDSEDEAKEPIKEETLSDGTRIEQWNYRRDRLDEDGALISRYLLTTVGRVVMNSTIIDAVAAA